The sequence below is a genomic window from Phoenix dactylifera cultivar Barhee BC4 chromosome 16, palm_55x_up_171113_PBpolish2nd_filt_p, whole genome shotgun sequence.
TTAGAATAAAGAAGCACCAGGCATCAGGCTTGGTCGAAGCATCTGCTCATGAAGATTCTATGTTAGCAAAAAATGGAAGCAATGTGAAATCAGCCTCAAGCTCAGGTTCTGCAGAGTGCGGGGATGCTGGCTTGGAATTAGGTGATGCAGAAGACAATACTGAAAGGATCACTGAGCAGTCTACTGGCTTCCATATTCTTGGTAAACCATGTTCAGGTGATGTGCTATCTGTAGACATTAATATTATGAGCAAGGTTGGTACGGCTGCGGTGTCGCAATCTCAGGATGTTGGCAATAATGAAACTTGGCAAGCaaatacaaacacaaaagatGAGCCTGCTTTATTTGAGTCTCAATCAGCATGCAATGCAAATCCTAGAAGTCTGAAAAAGGGTAAAGAAAAAGTTCGCTATGTTGAAGACAGTGGGAGAGTTTCAATAGAGAGAGGGGACAGCAATGAAAGTGTTGAAAGCAGTACTAGCAGAAGTTTAGCATCAACACAGAAACGAGCACGGAGTTGCAACTCAAAGATGTCCCTAGGAAGCAAAAGATCCAAAAAAGAAAGCAATGAGAGCTCTTGCTCAGGATCTTTTCTCAGAAAAGAAAACTCTTTTATGAATTGGATTTCAACCATAACTAATGGTTTTTCCAGACATGGTCAAATAGCACCTTCCTTGGCAATTGTTCCAAAATCGTCTAACACTAGGAAAGAAAGCTTGGGTCCTTTTCCCTTGACAGATGATAAAAGCGACAGCATTGCCTGCAGAACAACGGGTTTTAACTCCATTTTTCAATCTCTCTACTGTCCAAACGTCACCGCACATAGTGGGCCAAATTATCATAATAATCAAAGAGAAGCTGATGCCTTGAAAAAACTAGAAGTTATGAGAGAGCAACTGGATTATGGTAATCATGTGGACGGGGATAGTCTGGAATTGAATATAAACATAAACACTACTGTAACAAGTCAGGAgacacatgatgtttcaaaaGAACTTCATGTTACTGGTAAACCTTTTGCCATTGGCAGCCCTCATTCAGTCTGCGATAGGGAGGGTGGCAAATTAGATACTATTGTATCTTTTTCAGGTGAGAGGCTTGACCAGGGTACTTATCAAGTGGAGTTTCCATCAAACACAATCATTTTATCTTCCACTAGCTCTACTGTTAATCAGAAAGTAAAACAGGCTTGCACTGTGAACAACATTGGATCTTCAAGCTCTTCAGCAAAGAGCGGTTCTGGATCTCCTAAAGACAAGGGAACTGGAGTACCTGGTTCAATTCCAAATAGCTCTTTAAATCAGTTATTCGACAACAGAAGTGGTTTTTGTCAGAACTTATGGATAACTCGGCTGTTGCCAAAAGCTTCGTCACCAATATTAAATCCAGTACCTTGCAATCTGGGTGCAGGAGCAACTCAGAATCTCAATAATGAAAATAGTATGTTAAGCTCTCCTTCTCAAGGTAAAGTTGCTCCTGGGAAGGAGCATAAAAATTCAGAGAACTGTAGCCTCTCTTACCTAGAAACAAGAAGGGGTGCTAGAAATGGAGGAATGAAGCCATATCCAACGTGTTCTACAGATTCATATGATTTAAAGGAGCCAGGGGATCACAAGCTCACATCTAAGCTAAGTCCAATACAACCTTCACAAAGATTTAGAAACTCAGAATCAATAGCATCTCTCTTTGCAAAGAGATTGGGTGCCCTTAGACATATCGTGcctccaaaaatttcagatggcacaTCAAGTGCAGCCATAATCTGCTTCTTTTGTGGAAAGACTGGTCACAGCTTAAGAGAATGTTCTGAGCTAGTTGAATCTGATCTCGAGGATCTTCTGAAATATATGAATTCACAAGATGGCACAGATATGCCATTCGGTTTATGCATTCGATGTTTTCAGCTCGACCACTGGGCCATTGCATGTCCGCGTGCATCCTCAAAAGGAAAAATAGCAGTGATAATTCTTTCATTGTTAATAATGAGAACTCTGGCAAGGTTGATGGAAGTCATGGACAACATAGTTCTGCGAATTATGATGGAAGAGGTGTTTTATGGTCTGAAGACAAACAGGAGCATCAGCAGCATGTCAGCATATATGAAATTCCTCCAATAAGAGAGTCAAGAGTGAAGACCAAGCTTGCAGTACATGGAAGCAGCAGTGTTGATGAAGTTGCAGGCCCTAATACAAGTGGTTTATATTCAAAACCAGTCAACGAGGATCTGGCAGAAAGGAGAATTAAATTGAAGGGCAGGGCTTTGAATTCAGAAGATGATGAGTTAAAGGAAAATTGTATAATACCATTCTGTAATTTTATGGCTACTGAAGTACGTGATGAGCCAACTGAAATTTTTGAGACAATAAGGAGGCTTCGTTTATCTCGCATTGATGTCATCAGGTAGAAGAAAACCTGGAATttaatgatgatgatgttgatatCCTAATAGCGGTTTCTGCAGCACTTCTTGCTAGCAATCACCAATCATGTTGCTCAAAATATAGTTTCCTGCACTAATTTCCTTGAAGCATATGTTCTTCTAGGATGCATCAAAATCATGAATGTTTTGACTTTTCATAATGTATGCTTGCTGATGTAAAACATTACCCTGCAGCATATTGATAATGaaatcaatataaatatttatcaGGGTGAGCATGACCATGAAGTCCACTTTAAGGACTTGATGGCTATGTCCGTGTGATAGTTGCTATGATTTTACACATATAGAGTTATTAGTTCTATGTATTTACTTTTCAGTaacattttttttggtaacaGTACATGTTTTAGTATTTGCATTGCCACGTTGTAGGACATTGTCATGAAGTTTGTCTTTCTTAGTTATGCACAGAGGCAACCCATTGTACAAGAGAGCTATTTTTATTCTAGACATATATGAAAAATATGATCTAGAATGTGGATGTTCGTAAGTCCAAATAGTTTATGAAGACTGGAAGTTTGTCTAAGTGACAAATTTCTTGTCCTTGCTACAATTATAAGGGAGTTGTGTAGTGAGATACTGATGATCTGGAAATACATAACAATGGTCCTACTTCTCTACTCTTTGATTTTTATGACATGATCATACACTGAAGATACATTCTTCAGAAAATCTGGAATTAGATAGAAATTTTGAAGTCGGAGTATGATTTAAAGACAAAATACTTGATCAAGTGAGCAATCACAATGTCTGCAAATTGTATTCTATCAGGTGACACAAGTTACCAGTTTTCAATAATGTTTTTGCTAATCTCAGCCACATGcattaataaaattatttggaaAGAAATTGGTTAAAAGGTCTTTTGCTTTATATAGTAGTTACTAATTATTATGTATTAGTGCAGACTGGTGGCTTGTTCTCTTGCCAATAAAATGAattgttttttatttgtttttcctGACTGAATCTTGTTCTTCTTTTACACTAAAGAGACAGGCATTGCTGAAATGCATATTTTCTTGAGTTAATGGTTCAATAATTACTATGATTGCTAATATAAATTTACCTTGTTTGGCTTTTCTTTTCCCTAGGAAATGCCTGTCTCAATTATATCTTCAGCTTCAGAAACTAAGTTGCAGATAGGTTTTTAGTTTTGGTAATGGACCCTGTAGCTTGCTGGTATGGGCTGGGTTCAACCCTGTATCAATGCATGGTACATGTTGGAGGTGAGACAGCAGCTATACGGCTGTACCATGTGTCAGCACAGTACCGTATTGAGCCCTCATACTGTGCCGGTATCTTATTGGGGTGGTATAGTATGCCAAATGGCAGGCAGTACTAGTGAGTACGGAAAACCTTGTTATAGTTTGAGCTTTAAGACCCTGGTGCATTGCAGATAtataatccaaagaactttttACTGGTCCATGTAATTACTAAATCATGAAATAGATGGAATTGGATAACTTTCCTAAGTCATATTTATCAATGTTAGGAAATAATTATGATGCCTAAATTCTGTAATATTTTCTTAGGTCCCTGTTGTTTGGTTCCTTTAAAGGGGTCAGGTAGGATAGGTTCATGGAgatttaattgttcttatttcAAATATCCTATTTTTGTAATTACTAATCATTATTGTAATCTATGAATTTTATAGGTTGCTGAAATCACCAGTTGCCCAATTTAGCGTAGAAGGTTTTTTCGTGCGCCTGCGGCTCGGAAAGTGGGAGGAAGGACTGGGGGGAACAGGGTATCATGTGGCTCGCATTAATGGTGACATTCTACCCTTCCCGCTCCTTGTTTGTGAAATAGTAGATTATCTCTTACGATCTTTATCAAAAATTGcttatcttttttatttctgaaaGAAAGGTAATAGTTGATGTTAGACATAAAATCAGTGCCATCTAAGATTGACTTGcagatttatttttcattcagaaCTTTTACAATGGTATTTCTTTGATTTCACAGGTACAAGTTTTGGAAACTGCCTTTCTGTAAGCATAGGGAGTTCCACATGCCTTGTGAAATATCATACTGTGGTCTGATGATGATTTTCTTGAGGTAACATTTACAGCTTAGGATTCTATCTATTACTATGTCTATTGACTATTGTCAAGTGCTATGCTCCAACGTCCAACCCACTTCATGGACACAACAGCCTTTTTTAAACATGATGTAGCAGAATTTGCAGCCTTTCAGTTTTTATGCTATGGTCCTGTTGTTAAGAAACTTATAATTGTTTCACATTTCCTCCTTTTGCTCAAGTGGTCAGGTTGATCCTGAAATTATCATTATCTTGTTGGTGGAATAAGTTAGCTGTCTGTTTGAAATTCACCCTCATTCTTCTTGTTTCATCATAGACCAGACCTTTCCGAGTATCTTGACACGAGTGTCTTAAAATTATATTTGTCAAGACTCACATGCTGGTCAGCGAGCCTTGCCTTCGACATGCCTTTCTCAGCACCATCAGTAGAGATTCATATATGATTGTGCGAACTTAAAGCTTTTGCAGGAGATTTTTGATATCAACTTGGTAATGTTCAATTGATAGAAAGCAGAAGCTAAGAAATAATTATGGGGTTGATGACTGCATCTTTAGGGGCCTATTTGGATGCTGCCGTACCATATCCATATTATTGGTTGATAGTCATTTAAACAAATTTTAGTTATATATCTTTTTCCTATCGAGTGCATGATGGAAGCAACCTCGAAGTACAGAAGTGAAGGAAGCTAGAATTGCATGCAGGTTATCCAATGGTGTTAGCATTAGGCTTAGCAGGCTAAGCAGCAGCCAAGCAGAGATCTTAGGTGCTGTTCCTGATCGACCTGCTCTTTATAAATGGTACATTGTTTGGTGTTTAATGCCTCAGTGCTTTGTTCCTTGTATCTGTTGGGACCTGATAGTGGAGCCTTTGTTATAGACCTCCTCTCTCCCTTGAGTACTTATTTAATTTTCTAGATGAAATTTGTCCTGGGAACACCATGGTTTACTCTTCTTTTGTCTACTCTTTAAATCATCCTGATTTATCTTTATGCCAAACTATATTTCATTTCTCCAAATATGTCTTATATTTGCATTTTAAGCCATTTAATTCATTATCCcattaatttgttttttttattgaaaaatttgaaatttgaagaaGGCTCCAAAATCTTCTGTGTTTCAGGTCAGATTAATCAGTGATTCTAATGCTCATCCATAATTATTGATTTTGCTGGTGCTTGGTGATTGCAGGATGAACTAAAGGACTGGTTGTCTGCTATCATGAAAGGAGATGGTGAACTGCCCTCAAGAGAAGAGTTGAACAAGAAACTTAGTGAGAGGGCGGAGCTTGGATTCTAGAAACAAATGATCAACCAATGATATGCCTCTAAGATATCCtgttgccttcaagaaaaaactTGAATCTGATCCAGATTGCTTAAGATTACTTAGAATTGAGGTCACACCTCAACCGAGCTATATTAATCATCTCAATTAGTTGGATAATTATAAAAGTAGCTGCCAAAAGAGAGATTGTTGTGCCAGTCTTAAAGAGGTGCTGCATAAAATAGTTGGTGGATATGATTACAAGGTATGGCATGAATAGATATTAACTGTATTGGTGTGTTACATGAAGAATAGCTGGTAAATTTCAAGTGTGGTATTATTTatgttgtaaaaaaaaaaaactagttctGATACTTGTGCAGAGATACTCTATTGTCTTTGAATCCTTTCCATCACTTCTCTTGATCCAAGAACATCAATGTGTGTTTCAAATATTAGTTAATCGGAAGTTGGAATGGTGAGAATGGGTTAAGAAGCTTTGGTTAATCGTCATTTCACTCACATATCCACATCAATATATTGGATTCCTGgtgttaaaatatttacagaagaggaggaaaataaaagaaaatgagagaaataTGATTTTATTTCTCTATTCCGTCATATTAGGTACATCTCGGAGGTTATATATATTCATGCACATATtccatataagaaaaataatatgaattaatatagtttatgctaataaagaaaaataatacttgTTAATATTAGTTGTTATGTGATCCTAAAATCATTCTAACAAGATTATgctgacaaagaaaaataatagtgATCGATAAAAGATCgcgctaacaaaaaaaataatactgacGATACAGGATcacgctaataaaaaaaaaataatataggctgatacgtgatctctaaaattatgctaacattCCTTTTCAAACTCAAAATAGTACTATAGGTGCCAACTTGAGTTTGAAAACTAGATCACGAATGTACCTAGAAACTAACCTACTAGATCAAGAGCTGAAGTAGCAGCTTAGAAACTAACGTGATACACTAAGAACTGACATAGCAGCACAGAGGATGATATGGTGATAGATCAAGAGTTGATGTGGCAGTATATAACCTGATGTGGCAGAATAGAGCCTGATGTGGCAGACCATGAGCTGTTATAGCAGCTTAGAAGTTAATATAACAGATTAGGAGTTGATATAACAACTCAAAAACCGATATGACAGGCTGATGTTCCAAAACCAATGTGACAATACAGAATTTGATATTGTAGAATAGAAGCTGGCATAGCAGCTTAAAAACTGATGCGACAGACTAAGAAGCTTACGTAGCAAACTGATATGTTTGATAATGTTGACGTAGCTAACTGACACAGCAAACTAATGTGTCTACTGACACAGGTGACTAACATAGCAGATTGGTGTGCCTGACTAACGTGACATACTAACATATCTGTCAATGTGGCTGATTGACTTATCTGATAATATGACTGCGAGAAGACACATAAAAGATGATAGTTGCAGCGAGAACAGAGCTTAAAGAGAAGACAACCGAAGGTCGACAATCCTCGTAGACAAAGGCACCATGGAAGAGAAGCAATTGGCTGATTGACTTGTCTGATGATGTGGCAACAAGAAGATATATAAAAGATAACAGTTGCAGCGAGGATAGAGCTCAAAAAGAAGGTAACTAAAGGTCAACGATCCTCGTAGATGGAGGCACCATGGAAGAAGAGCAAATAACTTTGAACTGGATGGTGAAGGAGCCGAAGGCAGCAAATAAAATTGGAGGTAGAGAGAATGGGACTAAGCAATAGTAAGGAAAGACGACCAAAGATTTAAAGCTGAGGAGACAGGCGATGGTGAGAAGCAGCGGATCCATAGAAAACAAAAGATCTTTGGATATTAATCTACCATAAATAGAGAATATGCAGATCTGCTAATGAGAACAATATTGATTCATTAGGAAATAGAGGATCTGCGGAGAAACAGAGTATCTATAGAttgaccaaaaaataaaaaatttttgaGTATTAATTCatccaaaaatagaaattgATAGATTGGCAATAGTGGT
It includes:
- the LOC103718778 gene encoding LOW QUALITY PROTEIN: serine-rich adhesin for platelets (The sequence of the model RefSeq protein was modified relative to this genomic sequence to represent the inferred CDS: deleted 2 bases in 1 codon) produces the protein MADIHVLDSAERCNESIINKDSGAGAGANAASRADMHTNGGESGNVGDIAVGNMKNMQIELNSDNRNSKRVNLPSSPRRTVDMQPAFLTRLCEQDSIAGSHGDLNKMEGAILDDKYEHDESDKKETGICLPRNSKGFGIIDPETVAADTTDDKIFIAGPYNNDLSTNSISCSLKELKPDQAQIEVECASHIGTSNDHHKEMIRIKKHQASGLVEASAHEDSMLAKNGSNVKSASSSGSAECGDAGLELGDAEDNTERITEQSTGFHILGKPCSGDVLSVDINIMSKVGTAAVSQSQDVGNNETWQANTNTKDEPALFESQSACNANPRSLKKGKEKVRYVEDSGRVSIERGDSNESVESSTSRSLASTQKRARSCNSKMSLGSKRSKKESNESSCSGSFLRKENSFMNWISTITNGFSRHGQIAPSLAIVPKSSNTRKESLGPFPLTDDKSDSIACRTTGFNSIFQSLYCPNVTAHSGPNYHNNQREADALKKLEVMREQLDYGNHVDGDSLELNININTTVTSQETHDVSKELHVTGKPFAIGSPHSVCDREGGKLDTIVSFSGERLDQGTYQVEFPSNTIILSSTSSTVNQKVKQACTVNNIGSSSSSAKSGSGSPKDKGTGVPGSIPNSSLNQLFDNRSGFCQNLWITRLLPKASSPILNPVPCNLGAGATQNLNNENSMLSSPSQGKVAPGKEHKNSENCSLSYLETRRGARNGGMKPYPTCSTDSYDLKEPGDHKLTSKLSPIQPSQRFRNSESIASLFAKRLGALRHIVPPKISDGTSSAAIICFFCGKTGHSLRECSELVESDLEDLLKYMNSQDGTDMPFGLCIRCFQLDHWAIACPRASSKGNSSDNSFIVNNENSGKVDGSHGQHSSANYDGRGVLWSEDKQEHQQHVSIYEIPPIRESRVKTKLAVHGSSSVDEVAGPNTSGLYSKPVNEDLAERRIKLKGRALNSEDDELKENCIIPFCNFMATEVRDEPTEIFETIRRLRLSRIDVIRLLKSPVAQFSVEGFFVRLRLGKWEEGLGGTGYHVARINGTSFGNCLSVSIGSSTCLVKYHTVDELKDWLSAIMKGDGELPSREELNKKLSERAELGF